A window of the Scleropages formosus chromosome 5, fSclFor1.1, whole genome shotgun sequence genome harbors these coding sequences:
- the gask1b gene encoding Golgi-associated kinase 1B encodes MRFFGAGKVSSAPFFCARSCARIRKNTRSALSRRALLVASACLLYLFSVVFHAGRVLPRDNKSSGTGGGFKSPGLHEDPRHGPPAAHIGHDSAQRGSLRASSKYNVVYITLRSKRQKPAIMRGTVRPKSRKKPVARKNARIGGNATHGIEQMETEEWRQITAFYKETGRIWGRDTEQSWTVSPKGRGGAAGSYSAIRIYSPEAPPWLSAADVEALRFLADCSIAAVRHVSASPNRRLLLFESVTAEARKARGESGPIAGDRTCPGRCGIIKRHVDTSEVFAFHLDRILGLNRSLPAVCRKFTFLRDSQPNPAVLWDSSLASADSNLQSSIQLTWGSYQRSLKHKCWHKGVAPRPEWGCSSIHHYEWSKLALFDFLLQVYNRLDRNCCGFKPRKEDICVKLGQHLECEDQDSVGLVHIVHRKHDPRRLVFIDNKGYFDRDEDNLDFKLLQGIKELPEQAMSILRSHHLRERLLQSLFLDRVYWESQGGRQGIEKLIDVIERRAKVLLTYTNAHGIKIVPMNS; translated from the exons ATGCGTTTTTTCGGAGCGGGAAAAGTCAGCAGCGCTCCCTTCTTTTGCGCGCGCTCTTGTGCGCGAATACGCAAGAACACGAGATCGGCCCTTTCGAGGAGGGCTTTGCTGGTCGCCTCCGCGTGTCTGCTGtacttgttttctgttgttttccacGCGGGACGCGTTCTGCCCCGGGACAACAAGTCCAGCGGCACCGGCGGCGGGTTCAAGAGTCCCGGGCTGCACGAGGACCCGCGGCACGGCCCTCCCGCGGCGCACATTGGACATGATTCGGCGCAAAGAGGGTCTTTAAGAGCCTCGAGCAAGTACAACGTGGTCTACATCACGCTCAGGTCCAAGCGGCAGAAGCCCGCAATAATGCGGGGAACCGTGAGACCCAAATCTAGGAAGAAACCCGTGGCGCGCAAAAACGCGCGTATTGGCGGGAATGCGACACATGGCATTGAGCAAATGGAAACAGAGGAGTGGAGACAGATAACTGCGTTTTATAAGGAGACAGGCCGGATATGGGGCAGAGATACGGAGCAGAGCTGGACGGTTAGTCCAAAGGGGCGAGGTGGCGCCGCTGGCAGTTATAGCGCCATTAGGATTTACAGCCCGGAGGCCCCGCCGTGGTTGAGCGCGGCGGATGTGGAGGCGCTGCGCTTCCTGGCCGACTGCTCCATCGCCGCTGTCAGACACGTGTCCGCCTCCCCGAACCGCCGTTTACTGCTCTTTGAGAGCGTGACAGCTGAGGCCCGAAAGGCCCGAGGTGAAAGCGGCCCGATTGCGGGCGATCGCACGTGTCCGGGACGCTGCGGCATCATCAAAAGGCACGTGGACACGAGCGAAGTGTTCGCCTTTCATTTGGACAGGATCCTGGGGCTCAACAGGAGCCTCCCAGCAGTCTGCAGGAAATTCACCTTCCTCAGAG ATAGCCAGCCCAACCCAGCAGTTCTGTGGGACTCGTCCTTGGCTTCAGCTGACAGCAACCTTCAGTCCTCCATCCAGTTGACCTGGGGCTCCTACCAGCGCTCACTCAAACACAAGTGTTGGCACAAAGGAGTCGCTCCCAGGCCAGAATGGGGGTGCTCCAGTATTCACCACTATGAGTGGAGCAAGCTTGCGCTCTTTGACTTCCTGCTGCAG GTCTATAATCGGCTGGACAGAAACTGCTGCGGGTTCAAGCCCCGAAAAGAGGATATCTGTGTGAAACTGGGACAACACCTTGAGTGTGAGGACCAGGACAGCGTTGGCCTGGTCCATATAGTGCACCGGAAGCACGACCCAAGGCGTTTGGTGTTTATAGACAACAAAGGATACTTCGACCGAGATGAAGACAATCTGGATTTTAAACTTCTGCAGGGAATAAAAGA GTTACCTGAGCAGGCGATGAGCATATTGAGAAGCCATCATCTTCGGGAAAGACTCCTCCAGTCACTCTTCTTGGACCGGGTGTACTGGGAGAGCCAAGGAGGTCGGCAGGGAATAGAGAAGCTCATAGATGTCATTGAGAGGAGAGCCAAGGTTCTCCTCACATATACCAATGCACACGGTATTAAAATTGTTCCAATGAATTCTTGA